From Streptomyces sp. TLI_105, the proteins below share one genomic window:
- a CDS encoding response regulator transcription factor, with amino-acid sequence MRVVIAEDNALLREGLVLLLTSSGHEVAGVAATGPEILPLLLEHRPDVAVLDVRLPPGFRDEGLRAALAARERLPELPVLVLSQYVEETYAAELLGGGARGVGYLLKDRVGRVDEFLDALERVAAGGTALDPEVVTELMARRRDDPLDSLTPREREVLELMAQGHDNGTIARSMVVTERAVHKHIGNVFLKLGLPPSDSGGHRRVLAVLAYLNA; translated from the coding sequence GTGCGTGTGGTGATCGCCGAGGACAATGCCCTCCTCAGGGAGGGCCTGGTGCTGCTGCTGACCTCGTCCGGCCACGAGGTCGCGGGGGTCGCGGCCACCGGACCCGAGATCCTGCCGCTGCTCCTGGAGCACCGGCCGGACGTGGCCGTCCTCGACGTGCGGCTGCCGCCCGGCTTCCGCGACGAGGGGCTGCGGGCGGCGCTCGCGGCCCGCGAGCGGCTCCCGGAGCTGCCCGTGCTCGTGCTCTCGCAGTACGTGGAGGAGACGTACGCGGCCGAACTCCTGGGCGGTGGCGCGCGGGGCGTCGGCTATCTCCTGAAGGACCGGGTGGGCCGCGTCGACGAGTTCCTGGACGCCCTGGAACGGGTCGCGGCCGGCGGTACGGCCCTGGACCCGGAGGTCGTCACCGAACTGATGGCCCGTCGCCGCGACGACCCGCTGGACTCCCTCACGCCCCGCGAGCGCGAGGTCCTGGAGCTGATGGCGCAGGGCCACGACAACGGCACGATCGCCCGCTCGATGGTGGTCACCGAGCGGGCCGTGCACAAGCACATCGGGAACGTCTTCCTGAAGCTCGGCCTGCCGCCGAGCGACAGCGGCGGCCACCGCCGGGTCCTCGCCGTCCTCGCGTACCTCAACGCCTAG
- a CDS encoding histidine kinase: MREAIKEAARACLHLTVGAALSLLCYLMVGVALFTSVVTLTVIGAGVLPESVLLLRRLAGWERRRTAAWAGTPVPEAYLPLEGPLPARVRTAVGDPGTRQDLVWAAAQLLYGLVLWYLSLLLWVPALLVDGVGAGLAGRRPVALPLIGRLAGLAADWSRTLLTPSPSAARDAALAARIEQLTATRAGAIAAHGAELRRIERDLHDGAQARLVALSMRIGLARRAYGSDPATARRLLDDAQTQAEEALAELRHVVRGIHPPILTDRGLTGAVRALAASSGLEAAVSVAGLGDHDQDGPRAPAAVEAAAYFVVAEALTNAAKHSGADRASVSLAREPAALRVRVRDEGRGGAEAGESGGSGLTGMRRRVAALDGTVRLTSPVGGPTVIEVELPCVW; encoded by the coding sequence ATGCGTGAGGCGATCAAGGAAGCGGCCCGGGCGTGTCTCCACCTCACGGTCGGGGCCGCGCTCTCCCTCCTCTGCTACCTGATGGTGGGCGTCGCCCTCTTCACCTCCGTCGTCACCCTCACGGTCATCGGCGCCGGCGTGCTCCCCGAGAGCGTGCTGTTGCTGCGCCGCCTCGCCGGCTGGGAGCGGCGCCGTACGGCCGCGTGGGCCGGGACGCCCGTCCCCGAGGCGTACCTGCCGCTCGAAGGCCCCCTCCCCGCGCGCGTGCGGACCGCGGTCGGCGACCCGGGCACCCGGCAGGACCTGGTCTGGGCCGCCGCGCAGCTGCTCTACGGCCTGGTGCTCTGGTACCTCTCGCTGCTCCTCTGGGTCCCCGCGCTGCTGGTCGACGGCGTGGGGGCCGGGCTCGCGGGACGGCGGCCGGTGGCCCTGCCGCTGATCGGACGGCTCGCCGGCCTGGCGGCGGACTGGTCGCGCACGCTGCTCACGCCCAGCCCGTCGGCGGCCCGGGACGCCGCCCTCGCCGCCCGGATCGAGCAGCTCACGGCCACCCGGGCGGGCGCGATCGCCGCGCACGGCGCCGAGCTGCGCCGGATCGAGCGCGACCTCCACGACGGCGCGCAGGCCCGTCTGGTGGCGCTGTCCATGCGCATCGGGCTCGCCCGGCGCGCGTACGGCTCCGATCCCGCGACCGCGCGGAGGCTCCTGGACGACGCCCAGACGCAGGCCGAGGAGGCGCTGGCAGAGCTGCGGCACGTGGTGCGCGGCATCCACCCGCCGATCCTCACCGACCGCGGCCTGACCGGAGCGGTACGGGCCCTCGCCGCGAGCAGCGGTCTGGAGGCGGCGGTCTCGGTGGCCGGCCTCGGCGATCACGACCAGGACGGCCCCCGCGCCCCGGCCGCCGTCGAGGCCGCCGCGTACTTCGTGGTCGCCGAGGCGCTCACGAACGCCGCCAAGCACAGCGGTGCCGACCGCGCCTCCGTCTCCCTGGCCCGTGAACCGGCCGCCCTACGCGTGCGCGTGCGGGACGAGGGGCGCGGCGGGGCCGAGGCGGGCGAGAGCGGCGGCTCCGGCCTGACGGGCATGCGGCGCCGGGTCGCCGCGCTCGACGGCACCGTACGGTTGACCAGCCCCGTGGGGGGCCCGACCGTGATCGAAGTGGAGCTTCCGTGCGTGTGGTGA